A stretch of DNA from Candidatus Rokuibacteriota bacterium:
TCGACGAGATCCGATCCCGGGTCGACGTGGTGGATCTGATCGGCCAGTTCGTGAACCTCCGGCGCGCGGGCGAGAACTGGAAAGCCCTCTGCCCGTTTCACGCCGAGAAGACCCCGTCGTTCATGGTGAACCCGAGGAAGGGGATCTTCCACTGCTTCGGCTGCGGCGCGGGCGGCGACGCCTTCGGCTTTCTGATGCGGCAGGACCGCCTCTCGTTCCCGGAGGCGGTGCGGGCCCTGGGAAAGATGACGGGTGTGGCGCTCCCCGAGGAGCGACGCTCCGAGACCGAGGGACAGCGCGAGACGCTCTACCGCGCCCTCGCCGTGGCTGCGCAGTTCTACGCTGACGCCCTCTGGAATCGTCCGGAGGGGGCGCGCGCCCGCCAGTATGTCGCCACCCGCGGGATCGACTCCGAAGTCGCCCGGCGCTTCGGCCTCGGCTATGCCCCGGAAGGATGGGACCATCTCCTGGTCTTCATGCGGGACTCGGGGGTGAGCGAAGAGCTGCTGGCCCAGGTGGGCCTCGCCGTGCCACGCCAGACGGGCGGCGGCTTCTACGATCGCTTCCGGGGGCGGTTGATCTTCCCGATCCGTGACACCCAGGGGCGCCCGGTGGCCTTCGGCGGGCGGACGCTGGGGAGCGACGAGCCGAAATACCTGAACTCCCCCGAGACCCCGCTCTTCTTCAAGGGGCAGACCCTCTACGCTCTGGACCTCGCGCGGGGCGCCCTGAGGGAGAAGAACCGGGCGCTTCTCGTCGAGGGGTATCTCGACTGCCTGATCGCCCACCAGTACGGCTTCACCGAGACTGTCGCCGCCCTGGGTACCGCCTTCACCGCCGCCCAGCTCGCCCTCCTCCGCCGCTATTGCGATGAAGTGATCACCTTCTTCGACGCTGACCTCGCCGGCCGCAAGGCGACCGAACGTGTCGAGGAACTGCTCTCGCCGTCTGAGCGCGCGCTCGCGTGGGCCGTGAACCGGACCGGCAGCTTCGCTGAAGGGGCGCCCCGA
This window harbors:
- a CDS encoding DNA primase produces the protein MAGGFPPQLIDEIRSRVDVVDLIGQFVNLRRAGENWKALCPFHAEKTPSFMVNPRKGIFHCFGCGAGGDAFGFLMRQDRLSFPEAVRALGKMTGVALPEERRSETEGQRETLYRALAVAAQFYADALWNRPEGARARQYVATRGIDSEVARRFGLGYAPEGWDHLLVFMRDSGVSEELLAQVGLAVPRQTGGGFYDRFRGRLIFPIRDTQGRPVAFGGRTLGSDEPKYLNSPETPLFFKGQTLYALDLARGALREKNRALLVEGYLDCLIAHQYGFTETVAALGTAFTAAQLALLRRYCDEVITFFDADLAGRKATERVEELLSPSERALAWAVNRTGSFAEGAPRLKVALLPAGHDPDSFLRAEGRARFDQQITEARSLLSYAIDRVLEEENTASQRGRATAFARIALILSKAGDSQEGTTLAREAALKLGVDPTQLWIEVQRLHGALKSRPGAGEAVARAGRERAPSSDQGQPGAAVWPPPAAPERDLLVLLLQVPAARAELLQVLEVDDLSHPGLQALLRGLKERPEATVPEVHGALEQELLAALLVEERSWPDPARLVREYRTRYEIRHRLRRIRQVTQAIARAQATGDPAVTELEAELRELVRRAQEVRELAGTGPAPGADR